The sequence below is a genomic window from Mycobacterium heidelbergense.
GCGCGACCTGATCGGCAACGGCGTCAACGGATTCAACGGCCCCAACACCACGCTGCTCGGCCAAACCGGACTCTTCGGCAACCTGCAAAGCGGCGGATTCCTGTTCGGCAACGGCGGAACCGGTGCGGCCGGCACCGCCACTAATCCCGCCGGCCTGGCCGGTGGGGCCGCCGGGCTGATCGGCAACGGCGGCAACGGGGGAACAGGCGCGAACATCACCAGCTCGGGGCTCAACCTGAACATCGGGGGCGCCGGCGGTCCCGGCGGCATTCTGATGGGCAACGGCGGCGCCGGTGGCATCGGCGGCGACACTATCGGCCTCTTCGGCGGGGATGGTGGCCAAGGCGGCGCCGGTGGCTTCTTGTTCGGCAACGGTGGCACCGGCGGCGCCGGTAGCCCCGTCGGCACCGCCACAGTCACCGGCGCCGGGGGTACCGGCGGGAACAGCGCCTGGCTGGTCGGCAACGGGGGCCTCGGTGGTAGCGCATCCGGCGGCTCAAAGGGCGGTGCGGGTGGTTTGGGCGGGATGCTCGCCGGCAACGGCGGCACCGGCGGCAACGCTACTACCGCCAAGGTTATCGGCGCCGGCGGCCTCGCCGGGCTCCTCGGCCAAAACGGCTCCCCCGGCAGCGTAAATCCCTAGCCGCTGCTAGACCCTACCGCCTCTCGACGCCGCAGCGTGGAGGCTCCGGACACCTAGATCACCCACAGCAAAGGAAGTAAACGCACATGAAACAGCTAGCAGGCTCTCTGCCCCTCGTCACCGCGGTTGCCGGGGCCCTATCCGCGGGCATGATCGCCCTCACACCGGCGGTCTCCAACGATCTGGCCGCCGACATCCAACACAGCATGACCGATCTGCAGCAACGCGCGGTCGAACTCACCGACTACGTCGCCAACCCCATCCAAACCTGGATCGACACCTTCGAGACGGCGGGTCTCAACCTCCAGTCGATCGCCACACAATTCCAAGCGTACCCTTTCGTGGCATCGCAGCAGATCGCAGCCAACTTTTTGCACTACGGATCCAGCTATGTCGGGTATTATCAAGCGGCCGCAAACGGTGCTGTCGGCTATTATCTCGGGACCATCCCCTACAATGTTAAAACTAATGTCGGCAGTTTCATACCCCGCCTTCAAGGCGCGGTCACTGAGGCGCAAGTGGGTAATATTTCCGGTGCGGTTAGCACGCTTTACCAGGCCCTTTGGAATGAATTTGTCCTTCAGGTCGCGCATCCACTCGAAAGCATTCCCCAAATCATTAATCCCATCACGGCGAACCTCTCGAACGCGAGTAGTTATCTGACGGTTACGGCTATGTCTAATGTTCTTGGAAGCCTTCTCACTAACGTGCCAAATCAGATGGAGCTGGCGCTGGGTGCCGCCCTCCAAAATGTCTACAATTCATTTGCGGCAGGGGATCCAGTGGGTGGTCTGATCAACGCGATTGATGTCCCCGGCGAAGTGATAAACGCAGGCCTCAACGGTAGTCTCAACGCAAAAGGGGTCTACATCAGCGGCCTAATCAGTGAATCGACCCCTAGTTTCCTCTCGTATCTCGCGCTAACGACGCCTCAGGGGCTTGCGTCAAAGATCGTCGCTCCCAACGCCCAGAACATCATGAGTGGCGGCAGCCTCTCGTATGCGTTGGGGTACTTGGGGAACGTGGTGACTACTGGGTTTCCCACCCCACAGATCGTCTTCGACAACCTACTCAACGTCATCCGTACTTATGCGGGTATTCCTAGTGCGGCGGCCGCCGCGGCGGCGAATGGAAGTGGCTTTGCGGCCTTGGCCCCGGCAGCTAGTGCCTTGCCTGGTTTGTCGGCTGGTGTGTTGAAGGCGTTTGATCCGGCGGCGGTGACCAATATTGCGGGGTCGTTGGGTCCGTCGTTGGCGGCGGAGGTGGCGGGGTCGTTGGGGGCGAATCTGGCGGGGTCGTTGGCGACAACCCTGTCGGTCGACCTCTCCAAGGTTGCGCTGCACATCCTGTCGGCGCTGTAAGCCCCACCATTTCGTTGTTGCTGCGGTGGTGTGCCGGCGGCCCGATCAGCGGTCGCCGGCATACGCCCGGGTGTGGGAGGTATCACGAGAAATTGTCAAGACTTGTGGATCGGGGTTTTTCAGGCGACCTCCGTTCCGGTGTGCTGGTCGCTGTCTGAGGACGGTGTCGGTGGGGTGATGTCGGTGGGGCGTTCGAGCAGTTTGCCTTTGTGGAAGACCGCTCCGGCGCGCACCAGGGCGACCAGGTGCGGGGCGTTGACGGCCCGCCAGCGGGCCTGGGCGGCGTCGATCAGCTTGTAGGCCATGGCAATACCCGCCGCGCGTGATCCCGGCCCCTTGGTCACCTTGGTCCGCAGCCGCACCGTGGCGAACGTCGATTCGATCGGATTCGTCGTCCTCAAATGGATCCAGTGTTCGGCCGGGTACTTGTAGAACTCCAGCAAGGTGTCCAGGTCGTCGGTGATCTTGGCGACCGCCTTGGGTACTTGGCGCCGAAGTCGGCCTCGAAGGCCTTGACTGCGACTTGGGCCTTGTCGATGTCCTCGGCGTTGTAGATGTCCTTGAGCGCCGCCAATGCGCTCGGATGCGCTGACTTCGGCAGTGCAGCAAGGACATTGGCCTGCTTGTGAAACCAGCAGCGCTGCTCCTTGGTGGCCGGGAAGACTTCCCGCACGGCCTTCCAGAATCCGAGCGCACCGTCACCGACCGCGAGCACCGGGGCGGCCATCCCGCGGCGGCGGCAATCACGCAGCAGATCAGCCCACGACTCGCCCGACTCCCGATACCCGTCGGTGAGCGCGACGAGTTCCTTGCGGCCATCAGCACGCACACCGATCATCACCAGCAGGCACAGCTTGGTCTGCTCGAGGCGGACCTTGAGGTGGATGCCGTCGACCCACAGGTAGACGTAATCGGTGCCGGACAGATCGCGGCGGCCGAACGCGGCGGCTTCGTCTTGCCACTGCGCGGTCAGGCGGGTGATCGTCGAGGCCGACAACCCGCGCCCGAGCCGAGGAACTGCTCCAGCGCCGAGGTGAAGTCACCGCTGGACAGCCCATGCAAGTACAGCAGCGGCAACACCTCGCTCATCTGCGGAGACTTACGTGCCCACGCGGGCAGGATCGCCGAGGAAAACCGCTGCCGTTCACCCGAATCGGGATCGACACGGCGGTCGTTGACCCGCGGCGCTTTGACCTCGACAGCGCCAGCCGCGGTCAACACCTTACGGGCCTGGTGATAGCCGTTGCGCACCACCAGCCGGCGGCCGTCCCCGTCGCACTGATCGGCGAACTGCTCCACATAAGCAGCGACCTCGGCGGCCAGCGCCGCGGCCAGCATCTGCCGGGCACCATCGCGGACAATCTCATCCAACAACGACCGCCGGCCGGCCTCGTTGCCGTTGGCCTCTACGGCATCGTGAACTACGGTGAGCATGGGCGTACCTTCCCAACCAGCGCGCCAACGCCGGTCTTGATCAGAGCTACTGGACTTTCAGATCATCCTCGGGAAGGTGCGCCCACTTTCACGCCCCCACACCGAGGCTCATCCACAAGTTCTGATCATTGCTCAGGTATCACGATGACCGGGATCTGGTGGGTGGCGCCCGTGTGGTGGTGTGGCGCTAACCCCGTACCACCAGCGGGTATGACCGGTGGTTGCTGATGTCTGTGGGCTGGCGAGAGTGGGATGACGAAGACACCACTGACGAGGTCCTGGGTGCTACAGGTATCTGGCTGATTCCACGAACACGCCCAGTGCTCGCGGAGCCCAGATGCCGAAACGTCACCATCAGCACCGGTCGCGACGCGCGCGCGGATGCTGTCCTGGCCGCGGAGTGTCAGGAGGTGCTGGAGTGGGCCCAAGCACGCATCGACGAACTGATCGGTCTAGCCGAGGCCAAAGAACACTTCACGACATGGCGCACCGCCCTACAAAACAACCACCGTGTCGAGCACGGTGGCGCAGTGACCTCCTGCCGAGAAAACCACATGGTGTTCCTCGGCGCACCGGGCACAGCCAAAAAAACGTTCGCCCGAATCATCGCTGAAGTGCTATTCGGGTTAGGCACCCTCACCCGCCCACAAGTCACCGAGATCACCGCCCACGACATCGTGGTAGACGATCCTTCACACAGCGCCGCCAGAATGAAAACCGTGTGCGACGACGCGCGTGGTGGGGTGTTGTTCCTCGACGACGCCCACCAGTTGGTCCCCCACACCGAAAGCCTCTCCTGGGGTGGGGATGTGATCGCCGCCCTGCAGGCGTGCGTGGCGGATTACCGCGGCGAGCTGGTCGTCATTCTCGCCGGCCACCCCACCCCCATGCGGGAGTTCTTGACGGCTCATGCGGGGCTGGCCGGTCGATTCCCCCACACCGTGGCTTTCACCAGCCCCACCCCCGACGACATCGTGGCTCTCGGGCACCGCTTAGCCGGCAAGGAAAACCTCCACGTCGAAGACACGGCATGGGAACTACTGCGCGCCGAAGCGGCCCGGTTGCGGTCGATCCCCTACGGCCACGGCACGCTGCTCGACGTCGCCGGCAACGCCCACTACGCATGTGACGTGATTCTGACGTGTCGGCGTGCACGACTACGCCGACTACACCGACTCGCACCCCACCGCCGTGACCTCGAACACCTCGTACGCACCAACCCCGGTGTTCTCCACGTCAACACCACCGACATGCAACGCGCCCTCACCGCAACCCACCCACCCACAGGAATATGAATCGACATACTGGCACCCGCCGGCATCGCTAGTGACCATTGCGGACGGACTGGGGTCCTCGCCACAGCCTGTTATGTCGTCACAGCGGCCAGAAGAGTGTGCCGGCTGCTCGCCATCCCCGCGACGCTTTCTCGCATGGTATGAGGACCAGCCGCATCTAAAAAGGCTGCTAGGCAAACCACTTCAGGGCAGGTGACAACGAAGCGATTCGCCGAGGAAGAGCCAGGCTTGGGTGGTTCCCGGTGCAGGGCCGGTCCTTACCGGGCCGGCGAACTGTACGTACCTAAGAAGAACCTGAGCCCACAGGGTTTTCGGTAGACATTTGCCGATCACTTCGGAAACACGCCGTCCAGCAATCCCCAAAAGGTCGCGAAAACACTGGTGAGCATGCACTACCGCGTATGTCAGCAACATCTCTCCGGCGCTGTGATAGTTCAGTGTGAAAGTACCTGCCGGTAACAAGCCCGGCCCGTACCCGCCTCCCACTCACGATAGCTGCACCCATTACTATAAGGTCGTTTGGCACGGAATACAGCGGATAACTGAGTTTGCTATAGCGCGCTTCCTCGGCATGTAGCCGACACGTCGTGATGGACTCATGCCACCAGGAGTAATCTCATCTTTTCTCAGGATTGCCCCGATCGTCGCGATCCTCTGCACGACCCGACCCGTGTCACCGTCCAGGTAGACATTCCCGCGTCAAACATGCTGCGCCGGCCCACACGAAGACAAAGCACCCCACTACCCACACCGTCCAGTAGGGGACACCGAGAAGCGGCAGCCACTCACCTAGACACCAGGGCAAGAACCCCTAATCACGCTGTCCTCAACGACGATCGCCGAAACCCAGCAGATGATCGCCGAGAAACGTCTTCATCCACACCGACGAAATCGCCACACCTCGCCGGCCCGCCGACCCGGCCGCACCCGCCTACCAGACCCTCCCGATCGCAGCCCCCACCCGATAGCGACGTTCCCTTCCCACACCACGAGCCTCGGCATGTAACCCTCAACACGGCCACACTGCCCTCAGATCGACACTCGACGATGCCACCCAGTCGCCGGGTGCGACAGCGCCGCCAAGCATTTTCGAAAGGCCAATAATTTTCGGGGCTATTTTGAGCGGATTCTTTTGCTGCCAATTTCGTCTCACCACAACCAATTATCCAGTGTATTACGCGATTTTCTCGACGTAATTCTTAGGTATGTTCACCTCTGTTACCAGCCAGAAACACACGGTGAACCAGATCAACAACGGCCAGTACCTGGCTTTTTTCTCAAGTACGGCCCGCACACCTCGTTTTATCGGTCATGACAGGAAGGCGCGCAGATGAAGCGTAAACAGCACAGCATGAGGCGAGACCGCCGCAACGCGAAGGCGGCGAGCCGTGGCCGTGTGGTCGGCCTGGGTACGGCCGCGGGTGCGTTGCTGACCGCCACCATGACCCCGGTCATCGCCGCACCCCCGGCGCAGGCGGGGGTGCTGGACCTGATCATCAACCCGATCATCCAACCCATCATGGGCGCCGTCGGCACGGCCGCCGCCGCGGGTACCACCGCGATCAACGGTATCGGCGCGGGTGCACTGGCGGGCCTGCACACCGGTGCCCTCCAGGGCCTCACGAATAGTCTTAATGCGGGTGCGGCGGCTTTCCAGGGTGTGCATTCGGCGGCCCTGGCCAGCATCACCAACAGCCTTAACGCCAGTGCTGCCGCTTTCAATGCCGGCGGCCTGAATGCGGCCCTGGAAGGCCTGCATGCCAGCGCGGCGGCGGCCTTTAGTGGTGGCGGGCTAGACGCGGCGGTCGCCGCGGCGAACTCGCCTAAGGCCGCGCTGAACAACCTGGTGTACGGGGCGTTCAGCAACGTCTACACCATGGTCTATACCGCCGGGCAAACCTGGATCGCCAGCCCCACCGGCCAGCAAGTCGACGGAGTCATCAACGGCCCGTTCGTCGCCCTGTTCGGGCGCGACCTGATCGGCAACGGCGTCAATGGTTTCACCGGCGCCAACACCTCACCGATCGGGGGTATCGGGGCTAATGGCAGCCTCGCCGATGGTGGGTTTTTGTTCGGCAACGGCGGGACCGGGGCCGCCGGCACTGCTTCTAGTCCCACCGGTTTCGCCGGCGGGGCCGCTGGGCTGATCGGCAACGGCGGGGTCGGTGGTGCCGGCTTCAGCACTGCCAGCGGGGTAGGCGGCACCGGTGGTATCGGTGGTGTCGGCGGCATCCTGATGGGCAATGGCGGTGCCGGCGGTGCCGGCGGTGCCGCCGCTACCAATAAAGGCGGTGTCGGTGGTGTCGGCGGTGCCGCCGGCATCCTGTTCGGCAACGGTGGCGCCGGCGGTGTCGGCGGCGCGTCCGGCGTGAGCGCGGTTAAAGGTTTCGATGGCGGGGCTGGCGGGGCCGGCGGTAACGCCGCCTGGCTGATCGGTAACGGCGGCGCCGGGGGTCTTGGCAATAACGGTACAGCCGTTGCGAGCGGCACCGGCGCCGTCGGCAACGGCGGCGCCGGTGGCGCCGGTGGCTTCAGTGGGCTGCTGGCTGGCGTCGGTGGCAGTGGCGGTAACGGCGGTAACGGCGCCGCCGACACCAGCAGAGTTGGTACCGGCGGCATGGGAGGTCTCGGCGGCTACGCCGGGATCCTCGGCTTAAACGGTACGGCTGGCACCCCCGGAGCCCCCGGCTAATACCCCTTGGGCGAAATGGCCTCTGCATGCCCACGACTACCTAGACCACAGACAGCAAAGGAACAACACCCATGCACCAGCGAACAGTCCTTCGACCCCTCATCACCGCGGGCGCCGCGGCAGTCGGCGCCAGCCTGATCGCCCTCACCCCGGCAGTCTCCAACGACGCGGCCTCCGACCTCCAGCGCAGCGTCACCACCGCCCAGTACCGCGCGGTCGAGCTGCTGAGCAGCGACCCCGGGGTCGTCAACCCCATCCAAACCTGGATCAACGTCTTCCAACAAGCGGGCGCCAACCTGCAAACGATTGGAAGCAACATGAGCACTGGGGGCACGATTTTCTTCCCACTGGCCCAGCAGCTGGCCGCGAACTGGATCACCTACGCGAGCATCTACGTCGGCGGCGTCCACAATGCGTACAAGGGCGCCGTCAACGGCGCGTACCAATTCTTCACTAATATGACCGGTTACTCGGTTTACCCCTTGCTTACCGGCGTGATCAGTAGCTTTCACCAAGGTGACTTCATCAACGGTTTCGAGGACCTGTACCGGCTGCTCTGGTTCTCGCCAGTCGCCTCAATATTTCAACCGATGGAATCCATTCCGACCATCCTCGCCTACATGTCGACCAACTTCGCGGCCCTTGGCAACGTCGCTTTTAACGAGCCGAGTCAGCTCAGTGCATCGATCGTGTCAATGCTTGGGGCCTTTTTTGCTATAGGTGTGGGCCAAAGCATCGTCAGTGCCCTTGGCGTCGGTGTTCAGAATGCTTACGACGGGTTCGCCGCTGGTGACCTGCCGGCGGGGGTGAGCAATTTGCTCAATATCCCGGGGATGCTCGCGGGAGCAGTCCTCAACGGATACGATCCCCTGGAAGTCTTGGGCGGCACCGGTATCCTCAGCCCCACCACCTCGTTGACAAAGCCTGGCCTGCTGGACACGTTGGTGGCTTGGATCCCCCAGACACTCGCGTCGGAGATAGTCGTTAATAATCGGGTAGCAGGCACCATCACCACCCCCAACATTTTGCAGGGTGGCAGTCTTGCCAACGCGTTCTCGCAATTGGCGAGCCAGGTAACCACGGGTTGGCCGACCCCGAACATGTGGGTCGATGAGTTGCTCAACGTGTATCAGAGCTTCCTCGGGTTCTTAGGTGGCCAGGTCGGCTTGGGGGGTGCGGCGTTCGCTGCTCCGGCTGGTGTCGCCAGCATTGCCCCGTCGATCGCGGCTAACCTCGGTGGCATAGCTCCGTCGATCGCGGCCGATTTCTCGGGGATTGCTCCGTCGCTCGCGGCGGATCTCTCGGGCATTGCCCCGTCGCTGGCGACGAACCTTGCTGGGACGCTGGCGCCTCAGCTGGGGACACTGGCGGCTCACCTCCTTACGTCGCTGTTCTGAGTTGCAGTGCGGGCCAAACCCGCCCAGCACAGGTGGCAACCACGCGCCAGTGCTAGGCGGGACAGGCCCGATCTGCGTGGGACCCGGTAGCGGAGGTGCCGATGAGCAATGTCAACAGTATGGCCGACCTGGCACTGGCAGAAGACTGGTGCCGACCGGGTGCATATGCGGGTACCGCCCTGGCTTGCGAGCGTCAAGAGGTTCTCGACTGGGCGCAAGCGCGTATCGATGAACTAATCGGTTTAGCCGAGGCCAAAGAACACTTCCAGGTATGGCGCACCGCACTGGAGGCCGGCCGGCACGGTGTCGAACCCGGCGGCGCAATCAGGGAAAACCACCTGGTGTTTCTGGGTGCACCCGGCACGGCGAAAAAGACGTTCGCCCGGGTGATCAGTGAAGTGCTGTTCGGGTGGGACATGATCACGCGCCCGGAGGTCACCGTGGTCAGCGCAGCCGACATCGCCGTGGACGGCCCCTCGGGCAGCGCGACCAGCAGGATGCAGCAGGTCTGCGCCCGCGCACGCGGCGGGGTGCTGTTTATCGACGAGGCCTACCAGCTGGCCCCCGACACCGACGACGACCCCTGTTGGGGGATAGAAGCGATCTACGCCCTGTTGACGTGTATGGCGGCCTACCGCGACGAGCTGGTGGTCATCATGGCCGGCTATGCCCGCCCGAT
It includes:
- a CDS encoding PGRS repeat-containing protein produces the protein MKRKQHNMRRDHRSRNAKAARRGRVVGLGTAAGALLTAVGAPMAAAPPAQAGVLDMIINPIIQPVMGAVGTAANAGTTAINGIGAGALAGLHTAALEGITNSLNASAAAFQGVHSAALASITNSLTASAAAFNTGGLNAALEGLHASAAAAFSGGGLSAAAANSAGNVQLNNLVYGGFSNVYNMIYTAGQSWLVSPTGQQVDGILNAPFLYLFGRDLIGNGVNGFNGPNTTLLGQTGLFGNLQSGGFLFGNGGTGAAGTATNPAGLAGGAAGLIGNGGNGGTGANITSSGLNLNIGGAGGPGGILMGNGGAGGIGGDTIGLFGGDGGQGGAGGFLFGNGGTGGAGSPVGTATVTGAGGTGGNSAWLVGNGGLGGSASGGSKGGAGGLGGMLAGNGGTGGNATTAKVIGAGGLAGLLGQNGSPGSVNP
- a CDS encoding transposase, with protein sequence MLTVVHDAVEANGNEAGRRSLLDEIVRDGARQMLAAALAAEVAAYVEQFADQCDGDGRRLVVRNGYHQARKVLTAAGAVEVKAPRVNDRRVDPDSGERQRFSSAILPAWARKSPQMSEVLPLLYLHGLSSGDFTSALEQFLGSGAGCRPRRSPA
- a CDS encoding AAA family ATPase, coding for MSVGWREWDDEDTTDEVLGATGIWLIPRTRPVLAEPRCRNVTISTGRDARADAVLAAECQEVLEWAQARIDELIGLAEAKEHFTTWRTALQNNHRVEHGGAVTSCRENHMVFLGAPGTAKKTFARIIAEVLFGLGTLTRPQVTEITAHDIVVDDPSHSAARMKTVCDDARGGVLFLDDAHQLVPHTESLSWGGDVIAALQACVADYRGELVVILAGHPTPMREFLTAHAGLAGRFPHTVAFTSPTPDDIVALGHRLAGKENLHVEDTAWELLRAEAARLRSIPYGHGTLLDVAGNAHYACDVILTCRRARLRRLHRLAPHRRDLEHLVRTNPGVLHVNTTDMQRALTATHPPTGI
- a CDS encoding AAA family ATPase, which codes for MSNVNSMADLALAEDWCRPGAYAGTALACERQEVLDWAQARIDELIGLAEAKEHFQVWRTALEAGRHGVEPGGAIRENHLVFLGAPGTAKKTFARVISEVLFGWDMITRPEVTVVSAADIAVDGPSGSATSRMQQVCARARGGVLFIDEAYQLAPDTDDDPCWGIEAIYALLTCMAAYRDELVVIMAGYARPMRDFLTVHAGLAARFPFTVTFASYTPADIVGIGRRFAAKERLVVHDAAWDLLGEEVIRLQSIPYGNGTLLDAAGNAHYVHEVIGACQRARVRRLHRRAPNRRDLRQLMRTDPRVLQVNATDMGRAITATRPATAISAYQRLFPNTQTQETPTPSTTG